In Pseudomonas poae, a single genomic region encodes these proteins:
- a CDS encoding LysR family transcriptional regulator produces MNRNDLRRVDLNLLIVFETLMHERSVTRAAEKLFLGQPAISAALSRLRSLFDDPLFVRTGRSMEPSARAVEIFALLSPALDSISTAVSRAAEFDPATSTAVFRIGLSDDVEFALLPQLLKRLRAEAPGIVLVVRRVNYILMPGLLASGEISIGVSYTADLPANAKRKVLRRSLPKLLRADSVPGSLSLDDFCARPHALVSFAGDLSGFIDEELDKLDRKRHVVLAVPQFNGLGTLLAGTDIVAIVPDYAAEALTAAGGLRAEEPPLPVRSFELHMAWRGSQDNDPGERWLRSRIQMFLATPIACKHDRTRLQTL; encoded by the coding sequence ATGAACCGTAACGACCTGCGTCGTGTCGACCTTAACCTCTTGATCGTATTCGAAACCTTGATGCACGAGCGCAGCGTAACCCGCGCCGCCGAGAAACTCTTCCTCGGCCAGCCGGCCATCAGCGCGGCATTGTCACGCCTGCGCAGCCTGTTCGACGACCCGCTGTTCGTGCGCACCGGACGCAGCATGGAACCTTCGGCTCGCGCCGTGGAAATCTTCGCCCTGCTCTCCCCGGCCCTTGACTCGATTTCCACCGCCGTCAGCCGCGCCGCCGAGTTCGACCCGGCCACCAGCACCGCAGTGTTCCGTATCGGCCTGTCCGACGACGTCGAATTCGCCCTGTTGCCCCAACTGCTCAAACGCCTGCGCGCCGAAGCCCCGGGCATCGTACTGGTGGTACGCCGCGTCAACTACATCCTGATGCCCGGCCTGCTGGCCTCTGGCGAAATCTCCATCGGCGTCAGCTACACCGCCGACCTGCCGGCCAACGCCAAGCGCAAAGTGCTGCGCCGCAGCCTGCCCAAACTGCTGCGCGCCGACAGCGTGCCCGGCTCCCTGAGCCTGGACGACTTCTGCGCCCGCCCCCATGCACTGGTGTCGTTTGCCGGTGATTTGAGCGGCTTTATTGACGAAGAACTGGACAAGCTCGATCGCAAACGCCACGTCGTACTGGCAGTGCCGCAGTTCAATGGGCTGGGCACTTTGCTGGCAGGCACGGACATTGTCGCCATCGTGCCGGACTACGCCGCCGAGGCACTGACCGCAGCAGGTGGTTTGCGTGCGGAAGAACCGCCATTGCCAGTGCGCTCGTTTGAGTTGCACATGGCGTGGCGTGGGTCGCAGGACAATGATCCTGGTGAGCGGTGGTTGCGGTCGCGGATTCAGATGTTTTTGGCGACCCCGATAGCCTGTAAACACGATCGCACCCGACTCCAAACCCTTTAA
- a CDS encoding alcohol dehydrogenase yields MSRTIRFHKFGPAEVLKCEEHAAALPAPGEVQVRVEAIGISWYDILWRQNLASSHARLPSGLGHEMAGVVVAVGDGVEDLSVGDKVASFPAESPNDYPVYGEQIVLPRSALTRYPDVLSPIEASVHYTPLLIAYFAYVDLARVKPGQFALVTDASHCAGPSFVQLGKALGVRVIAATKDSAEREYLLSLGAEKVIVTEEQDLLMQVNKFTDNRGVDVVFDGLGGPQMSLLGDVLAPRGSLVLYGLQGGNQTPFPACAAFQKNIQFFVHCIGNFTGKPELGITQDQVALQRALRDINQLTADRVLVPLKTTVFPFNQFVEAHRYMDECPCRERVALQVEAV; encoded by the coding sequence ATGTCCCGCACGATCCGTTTTCACAAGTTTGGTCCGGCCGAGGTGCTCAAGTGCGAAGAGCATGCAGCCGCGTTGCCCGCACCGGGCGAAGTGCAGGTGCGAGTCGAAGCGATTGGCATCAGTTGGTATGACATTTTGTGGCGCCAGAACCTGGCGTCTTCCCATGCACGCCTGCCCTCGGGGCTTGGCCATGAGATGGCCGGAGTCGTGGTCGCAGTAGGCGACGGCGTGGAAGATTTGTCGGTGGGCGATAAGGTGGCCAGTTTTCCGGCCGAGAGCCCCAATGATTACCCGGTGTATGGCGAGCAGATCGTCCTGCCCCGTTCGGCCCTGACCCGTTACCCGGATGTCTTGAGCCCGATCGAAGCCAGCGTGCACTACACACCGCTGCTGATTGCCTACTTTGCGTACGTGGACCTGGCACGCGTCAAACCTGGGCAGTTCGCCCTGGTCACCGACGCCAGCCACTGCGCCGGCCCGTCCTTTGTACAGCTGGGCAAAGCCTTGGGTGTGCGGGTGATTGCCGCGACCAAAGACAGCGCCGAGCGCGAGTACTTGCTGTCTCTCGGGGCGGAGAAAGTCATTGTCACCGAAGAGCAGGACCTGCTGATGCAGGTCAACAAGTTCACTGATAACCGTGGCGTTGACGTAGTGTTCGACGGCCTTGGCGGTCCGCAGATGTCATTACTCGGTGATGTATTGGCACCCCGTGGCAGCTTGGTGCTGTACGGTCTGCAGGGTGGCAACCAGACACCATTCCCGGCGTGTGCGGCGTTCCAGAAGAACATTCAGTTCTTTGTGCACTGCATAGGCAATTTCACCGGCAAGCCGGAGCTGGGCATTACCCAGGACCAGGTAGCACTGCAGCGCGCCTTGCGTGACATCAACCAACTCACGGCTGATCGCGTGCTGGTGCCGTTGAAAACTACAGTGTTTCCATTCAACCAGTTCGTGGAAGCACACCGCTATATGGACGAATGTCCGTGCCGTGAACGCGTAGCGTTGCAGGTAGAAGCTGTTTAG
- a CDS encoding MFS transporter, whose protein sequence is MTDCVCNAVPDRHPGVGLDVEPATPAWMAVFSLAMGVFGLLTAEYLPASLLTLMATDLGVSEALAGQAVTVTAVVALFAGLLVPGLTRGIDRRWVLLGFSTLMVASNVLVAVSSSFAVLLLMRILLGIALGGFWSMAAAVAMRLVPSALLPRALSIIFSGIAIGTVVAVPLGSYLGGLYGWRSAFFAAAAVGMLTLAFQSFTLPRLAPRRPARLRTVLEVLQRPGIAIGMFGCVLVHSGHFAMFTYVRPFLEGTTGIGPQGLSLMLLGFGVANFVGTLLAGRLLERHPLATLVLMPALVGVAALALVLLPASLPGQAVLLAIWGLAFGGVPVAWSNWVASAVPDQAESAGGMVVASVQSAIATGAAAGGAVFSVGGSAGVFVAAAVLMLLAALLIALRVRVPSAHGARQPKPALHL, encoded by the coding sequence ATGACTGACTGTGTATGTAACGCCGTACCCGACCGCCATCCTGGCGTCGGCTTGGATGTAGAACCTGCGACCCCCGCGTGGATGGCCGTTTTCTCATTGGCAATGGGGGTGTTCGGGTTACTGACCGCCGAGTACCTACCGGCCAGTTTGTTGACGCTGATGGCGACTGACCTGGGCGTGTCCGAAGCGCTGGCTGGCCAGGCGGTAACGGTGACAGCCGTCGTAGCGCTGTTCGCCGGCTTGTTGGTGCCAGGCCTGACCCGTGGCATCGACCGGCGTTGGGTGCTGCTGGGGTTTTCCACGTTGATGGTCGCATCCAATGTGTTGGTCGCCGTTTCCTCCAGCTTCGCGGTGCTGTTGTTGATGCGCATCTTGCTGGGCATTGCCCTTGGAGGGTTCTGGAGCATGGCCGCGGCGGTAGCGATGCGGTTGGTGCCGAGCGCTCTACTGCCCCGGGCGCTATCGATCATTTTCAGCGGCATTGCCATCGGGACGGTCGTTGCAGTGCCGCTGGGCAGCTATCTGGGCGGGCTGTATGGCTGGCGCAGCGCGTTTTTTGCAGCGGCGGCGGTAGGCATGCTGACCCTGGCTTTTCAGTCGTTCACTCTGCCGCGTCTCGCGCCGCGTCGGCCGGCAAGGCTGCGCACAGTTTTAGAAGTGTTGCAGCGCCCAGGCATTGCCATCGGGATGTTCGGTTGTGTGCTGGTGCACAGCGGGCACTTCGCGATGTTCACCTATGTTCGGCCATTTCTTGAAGGGACGACCGGCATTGGCCCGCAAGGGCTCTCACTGATGTTGCTGGGCTTCGGTGTGGCCAATTTCGTCGGCACGCTGTTGGCCGGGAGGCTGCTGGAGCGCCACCCGCTGGCCACATTAGTGTTGATGCCCGCGCTGGTCGGCGTTGCAGCACTGGCGTTGGTGCTGTTGCCAGCGTCGTTGCCCGGGCAGGCGGTACTTCTGGCGATCTGGGGCTTGGCCTTTGGTGGGGTGCCGGTGGCGTGGTCGAACTGGGTTGCCAGTGCGGTACCTGATCAGGCAGAAAGCGCCGGAGGCATGGTGGTGGCCTCTGTGCAGTCCGCCATCGCAACAGGCGCCGCTGCTGGCGGTGCAGTGTTCAGCGTCGGTGGCAGCGCAGGCGTATTCGTCGCCGCGGCCGTGCTGATGCTGCTGGCCGCGCTGCTGATTGCGTTGCGGGTCCGCGTCCCTTCTGCCCATGGCGCTCGCCAGCCCAAGCCCGCGCTGCACCTTTGA